From Saprospiraceae bacterium, one genomic window encodes:
- a CDS encoding BatA and WFA domain-containing protein, translated as MQFLFSGFLWTLALLAVPVIIHLFYFRRYKKVLFTQVRFLKELVEETSHRNKLRNLLILLCRMVALAALIFAFAQPFISKDEGLKAGQKAVILFIDNSHSMNGESGQGSLFSQAKAHALEIVQSFSDFDKIAITSHELSGRQSRFLSKDEAITAIEEIKETSRVNLLSKFLQKADGMLEKMSTYQGQVFLISDFQKSISDLNPTHFDSLVQYYLIPVQSISESNISLDTAYFIQPVVVPDQLNSVVYRMTNYSNQEADQIRVSYRLNGQEYPHRQISIKPKTSLSDTIQMKIGRSGIQKISLKLKDYPIVFDDEYHLCAPVDETFSVTIIYDQKVPANLQAAVSSIPFFLATLAPVNALNYALLAESKLIVLTDLKEISSGLAAELKKAMESGTNVILFPAANISDENYRSFLNLAGISGFGKFELNRKEVGRIDLEGEVFSDVFVHPNANIKLPVSQGQYAMQAGGAMETIMSYRDGSTFLSKYLVQNGRLYVFAIPWDESYSNLAQSPEVLLPFIFKAAISNQTVTRHSYVIGKDQTVLWRPSNDWIKPESGLLVKGPEEFVPSMRPLMKDWQIEIYEQVQKPGFYTLQQLDQEITTFAYNVDRMESNPICDSEEELMEKTADKVNIIKPSDASALGQILKESLEKKSFWWILILIAVISLFLESILIRFWKNS; from the coding sequence ATGCAATTTTTATTTTCAGGTTTTTTATGGACATTGGCATTGCTGGCGGTACCTGTCATCATCCACCTTTTTTATTTCAGGAGGTACAAAAAAGTATTATTCACCCAGGTCAGATTTCTAAAAGAACTCGTAGAAGAAACTTCCCATCGCAATAAACTGCGCAATCTGCTGATATTGCTTTGCAGAATGGTGGCATTGGCCGCGCTGATTTTTGCATTTGCCCAACCCTTTATATCAAAAGATGAAGGTCTCAAAGCCGGGCAAAAGGCTGTGATTCTATTTATAGACAATAGCCATTCGATGAATGGCGAATCTGGTCAGGGTTCTTTGTTTTCACAAGCCAAGGCGCATGCCCTGGAAATTGTTCAGTCTTTTTCTGATTTTGATAAGATCGCAATAACCAGTCACGAATTAAGTGGTCGGCAAAGTCGGTTTTTGTCAAAAGATGAGGCAATTACAGCGATTGAGGAAATAAAAGAAACCTCAAGGGTTAATTTGCTGTCAAAATTTCTTCAAAAAGCTGACGGAATGCTGGAAAAAATGTCCACCTATCAAGGTCAGGTATTTTTAATCAGCGATTTCCAAAAATCAATTTCCGATTTGAATCCCACTCATTTTGATAGTCTGGTCCAATATTATCTGATACCAGTGCAAAGCATTTCTGAAAGCAACATTTCTCTTGATACGGCCTACTTTATCCAGCCGGTTGTTGTGCCCGATCAACTCAACAGCGTCGTTTATAGAATGACCAATTACAGCAATCAGGAGGCTGATCAAATCAGAGTTAGTTATCGATTGAACGGACAAGAATACCCGCATCGTCAGATTTCTATTAAACCCAAAACCAGTCTTTCAGATACGATTCAAATGAAAATCGGTCGTTCCGGAATTCAAAAAATTAGTCTGAAATTAAAGGACTATCCCATTGTTTTCGATGACGAATACCATTTGTGCGCACCGGTTGATGAGACGTTTTCAGTCACAATTATTTATGATCAAAAAGTACCTGCCAACCTTCAGGCGGCTGTTTCATCCATACCATTCTTTCTTGCCACCCTGGCACCTGTCAATGCGCTCAACTATGCGCTGCTGGCAGAAAGCAAATTGATTGTCCTGACCGATTTGAAAGAAATCAGTTCTGGTTTGGCTGCAGAGTTGAAAAAAGCAATGGAATCTGGTACGAATGTGATCCTATTTCCTGCGGCAAATATAAGCGATGAAAACTATCGCTCTTTTTTGAACCTTGCGGGAATTTCAGGATTTGGAAAATTTGAACTCAATAGAAAGGAAGTAGGCCGCATCGATTTGGAAGGAGAGGTTTTCTCAGATGTGTTCGTGCATCCCAATGCAAATATCAAATTGCCCGTCAGTCAGGGGCAATATGCGATGCAAGCCGGAGGCGCAATGGAAACAATTATGAGTTACAGAGACGGCAGTACTTTTTTATCAAAGTATCTTGTACAGAATGGTCGATTGTATGTATTTGCAATACCATGGGATGAGAGTTATTCCAATTTGGCCCAAAGTCCGGAAGTTTTATTGCCCTTTATTTTTAAGGCAGCAATCAGCAACCAAACTGTCACTCGACACTCTTATGTGATTGGGAAAGATCAAACGGTGTTGTGGAGACCATCCAATGACTGGATAAAACCGGAATCAGGCTTGTTGGTGAAAGGACCTGAAGAATTTGTGCCTTCGATGAGACCACTCATGAAAGATTGGCAAATCGAGATTTATGAACAAGTGCAAAAACCGGGATTTTATACTTTACAACAGCTTGACCAGGAAATCACGACCTTTGCTTACAATGTGGATCGAATGGAATCAAACCCTATTTGTGATTCGGAAGAGGAACTGATGGAAAAAACAGCTGATAAAGTAAATATCATCAAGCCTTCGGACGCAAGTGCGCTTGGTCAAATTTTGAAAGAGAGCCTTGAGAAAAAATCATTTTGGTGGATATTGATTCTGATTGCAGTAATATCCCTATTTTTGGAAAGTATTCTGATCAGATTTTGGAAGAATTCATAG
- the sprA gene encoding cell surface protein SprA: MRFFLLTIFFHLAIYFLGYCAGGRELPDLFEVQGKTSMADTIPLKDRPGHFLDEKNKNPFDLKDPKVIDQKIEFDPVTGEYIVTEKIANEHIRPAGSLSFDEFMEFKARQQDREYMSTLAGTSSGRKYLNGLVDPISKMDLKRNLSDRLFGGLGIEITPRGNIDLTVGGFYSFVDNPILTARQKWNAGPDFKMDIQMEVAGNIGDKLKLNTNYNSLSSFDFENQLKLNYDSEKFTEDDIIKKIEAGNVSMPLRSSLIKGSQNLFGIKTEWLFGYLRLTGLISQQRARQEAIRTKGGGLIQEFQLRPDQYDENRHFFLSQFNFETYEIALSNPPEVNSQFKIKDIEVWITEDNPNSREVNVRDIIALADLGTSEGQEFDMEEFKVPNFVPGRQLAKDLSGTRFLPTNTSNRLLEKIQAIPNARELNEVVNILADPAGLNLTQGRDFEKVRAKRLNPNEYTFHPDLGFISLRIRPRPNQVVAVAYQYTYNGREKDPRTGAIYKVGEFASDVKSDSLTFKVMFVKMLKSTNQVTSRPSFRLMMKNVYPIGGFNVNQEDFRFDLFYESQDGAQRRFIDEIEGFPLLNLFRLDNLNKTNDPQPDGIFDWINGQTVIPSSGSIIFPVLEPFGKSFPQLLDKWNLLTNDPVLREAVIQKYSYPQIYDTSVTFARQNLQANQFIMRGSYKASKSNEILLNTVDRNARITVRAGALALVEGVDYTIDRAQGKVIIINEALLQSNNTITVDYENNNLFNFQTRTMLGFRAEYAKTKDIYIGTTFMKLFERPFTQKVNIGEDPINNNVYGLDFGINKQADWLTRALDKLPLYSTKAPSRWSIQGEGAYLRPGYSRAINQNGSDGGVVYVDDFEGSATGIGLYFNPTNWILATPPQAEGIDPNFKGGDLRNNLASTANRALLSWYRVDQLARIDAPDANSPYGRLVDELEIFPNRQRPVGFATELTFDIAYFPRERGPYNFEIPNGYDVEGFKSAGLNPDLTLLSPETRWAGIMSRLNTNDFELANVEYIDFWMLNPFMPKYDGSPVSGDGNMYIQIGTFSEDILRDGKQQFEHGLPTPSLLLPTDNSLYGKVARKPPITNSFDVNQRELQDLGFDGLSSMIPTASNTEIAHYADYINLVRPFLSRGADTILLKDPANDDFKSYRDNDFPANTTVLDKYKRFTMPEGNAQIQVGNQISTAYTSFPDVEDLNLDKSLNEQESYYSYRIPFLHNNGVWVKTRFVTDSVTIPKSTGTEVWYRFRIPIAQFDNKVGQIQDFRSIQSMRLLFTGFDEQVTFRMIKFQLGRNTWRRYLSDTCVFDGSPALILDKVDIEENSAKKPFRYILPPGIQRERFFSNQFADLFQNESSILIRKDGFGPNCSQSVFRLGDNDFRRYKRLKMFVHAETPEDLPKEAVSVFLRFGKDFTQNYYEYEIPVRPSTRGLDSSIFQRQDSIWLAENEFDFPIQLLIDLKNKRNLDGVSYSQLFESFDPEKPANKVKILGNPNVALVRGIMIGMRNNTNQTITSYEIWANELRLTGLEDRAGYAALARAEVTLADLGNLSLAGSYTSIGYGSVDQRLLDRSLEKITQIDATTTLELGKFLPQKWNIAVPFSAQFSNATRTPEYDPNDLDVKVSDKLAQARNGQERDSIRERAIDQTSISGFAFNNVRKNRTGSGKPMPWQIENFALSYGQSSTNKINPIVAEDLEESKKGSLDYSYSMSPLSIEPFKNLVKSNHLKFISQININPIPNTIAIRNNLDRRFSNRVYRFAAPKYATWESVKFAWFRDYNVNWDLTKSIKVNYAAQTEAIVDEITYNPLRQGHVDPRTSALVERSEKRPYVLKNLGDFGRTRDFKQSVALSYNIPTRLIPFMEFIQARIQYNASFNWASGSLGTIDTLGSVISNDQSIVLSGEINLQTLYNKSTYLRQINGDNAPTRGRPAPGRPDPKKPDPKNKEKQKNSKRVPSLAEKILIRPLMSVRRIQFNYTENNGSTIPGFTQRPEFFGMDQGFNSPGWAYVFGGQPNFNPGGFLDNAANNGWITDNIYFNNQMIKKHNNVAGVKMRLEVVKNLNIDLNFDRSYSNNYDKIFKFDSVIGTNQMDFQHFAPFETGQFSISYVSLQTLFGRNIDDLFNEFSENRKVFSQRVGARYGISQRSVLNPDYVDGFLGDHQDVVLPAFLATYSNKNPNSAGLDVFKTLPLPNWQINYNGLARLNGFKEIFQDFSIRHSYKNTLTMSSYKTNLGYEEQNGAPIRRKQDTTFTTSYFSFYEIPDVTTNESFSPLIGLNIKTKSNIELGFDYNKSRNLSLRMALDGQLEDRTASQLTFKFGYIIKNLYLSWLPGVPKVPKIKLSSKKKKKKDEDPAAASATKPKGNDLQITVDFGITDNITKVIRLDENIPSQPAQGSKVFSFTPSVRYNLNKNLNVRFFVDYNKTIPYTQSSFTSVRLNGGLTLQFLLN; this comes from the coding sequence ATGAGGTTCTTTTTATTAACCATTTTCTTTCATTTAGCAATCTATTTTCTGGGATACTGCGCCGGTGGTAGAGAACTACCAGATCTGTTTGAGGTTCAGGGGAAAACTTCAATGGCGGATACCATCCCTCTCAAGGATCGTCCTGGTCATTTTCTGGATGAGAAAAACAAAAATCCTTTCGATCTAAAAGATCCAAAAGTGATCGATCAAAAAATAGAATTTGATCCAGTCACCGGCGAATACATTGTGACAGAAAAAATAGCCAATGAACACATTCGCCCTGCCGGAAGCCTCAGTTTTGACGAATTCATGGAGTTTAAAGCTAGACAGCAGGACAGGGAATACATGAGTACCCTGGCAGGTACTTCCTCCGGTAGAAAATACCTCAATGGTCTGGTCGATCCAATTTCCAAAATGGATCTTAAAAGAAATCTGAGTGACAGACTATTTGGAGGACTTGGCATTGAAATCACACCCCGGGGTAATATTGATCTGACAGTCGGGGGATTTTATAGCTTTGTGGATAACCCAATATTGACCGCCAGACAAAAGTGGAATGCCGGACCTGATTTCAAGATGGACATTCAAATGGAAGTGGCCGGTAACATAGGTGACAAATTAAAACTCAATACAAATTACAACTCCCTGTCATCTTTTGATTTTGAGAATCAGTTAAAGCTCAATTATGATTCTGAAAAATTTACCGAAGATGACATCATCAAGAAAATCGAAGCAGGAAATGTGAGTATGCCACTCAGGTCTTCACTGATTAAGGGTAGTCAGAATCTTTTTGGGATTAAAACCGAATGGCTTTTTGGATACCTCAGACTCACAGGATTGATTTCACAGCAAAGGGCAAGGCAGGAAGCCATCAGAACCAAGGGCGGTGGACTCATTCAGGAATTTCAATTGCGACCAGATCAATACGATGAGAACAGACATTTTTTTCTGAGTCAGTTTAATTTTGAAACCTATGAAATAGCCCTTAGCAATCCTCCTGAAGTCAACAGTCAGTTTAAAATCAAAGACATAGAAGTTTGGATCACGGAAGACAATCCAAATTCCCGGGAAGTGAATGTCAGGGACATCATCGCCCTGGCAGACCTAGGTACTTCTGAAGGGCAGGAGTTTGATATGGAAGAATTTAAAGTCCCCAATTTCGTACCAGGTCGCCAATTGGCCAAAGATTTAAGTGGAACAAGATTTCTTCCCACGAATACCAGCAATCGGTTGCTGGAAAAAATACAGGCCATCCCAAATGCCCGAGAGCTGAACGAAGTGGTCAATATTCTGGCCGATCCTGCCGGGCTCAATCTGACCCAGGGGCGAGATTTTGAAAAAGTCAGGGCCAAACGTCTTAATCCCAATGAGTACACCTTTCATCCGGATCTGGGATTTATTTCCCTAAGGATCCGGCCAAGACCCAATCAGGTGGTCGCTGTAGCCTATCAGTACACCTACAATGGTAGAGAGAAAGATCCAAGAACAGGAGCCATTTATAAGGTCGGGGAGTTTGCTTCAGACGTTAAATCAGATTCCCTCACTTTCAAAGTCATGTTTGTGAAAATGCTGAAGTCAACCAATCAAGTGACCAGCAGACCTTCCTTCCGACTCATGATGAAAAATGTGTATCCAATCGGTGGATTTAATGTCAACCAGGAGGACTTCCGATTTGATTTATTCTATGAGTCACAAGATGGAGCACAGCGCAGGTTCATAGATGAAATAGAAGGATTTCCCTTGCTGAATCTTTTTCGTCTGGACAACCTCAATAAAACAAATGATCCCCAACCGGATGGAATCTTTGATTGGATCAATGGTCAAACGGTGATTCCTTCCTCAGGGTCCATTATTTTTCCGGTGTTAGAACCATTTGGTAAATCTTTTCCGCAGCTATTGGACAAGTGGAATCTTCTCACCAATGATCCGGTTTTGAGAGAAGCCGTCATCCAAAAATACTCTTACCCTCAAATTTATGATACCTCCGTGACCTTTGCCAGACAGAATCTACAGGCAAACCAGTTTATCATGAGAGGGTCCTACAAAGCTTCAAAATCAAATGAAATTTTGCTCAACACGGTCGATAGAAATGCCAGGATAACAGTTAGAGCAGGAGCATTGGCGCTTGTTGAAGGTGTGGATTACACCATTGACAGGGCACAGGGCAAGGTAATCATCATCAATGAGGCGCTTTTGCAATCCAACAACACCATCACAGTTGATTACGAAAATAACAATCTATTCAATTTCCAGACAAGAACGATGCTCGGCTTTAGGGCTGAGTATGCTAAAACAAAAGACATTTACATTGGAACAACCTTTATGAAGTTGTTTGAAAGACCTTTTACGCAAAAGGTAAATATCGGGGAAGACCCCATCAACAACAATGTGTATGGCCTGGACTTTGGAATCAACAAACAGGCTGATTGGTTGACGCGGGCATTGGATAAACTGCCTTTGTATAGCACCAAGGCACCTTCCAGATGGTCCATCCAGGGCGAAGGAGCTTATCTCAGACCGGGATATAGCAGAGCCATTAATCAAAACGGAAGTGATGGAGGAGTAGTGTATGTGGATGATTTTGAAGGTAGTGCGACGGGCATTGGACTTTATTTCAATCCAACCAACTGGATATTGGCCACGCCCCCACAGGCTGAGGGAATAGATCCCAACTTCAAAGGGGGTGATTTGCGCAATAATTTGGCAAGTACGGCCAACAGGGCCTTGCTGTCCTGGTATAGGGTGGATCAACTTGCGAGAATTGATGCACCGGATGCAAATTCTCCTTATGGAAGGCTCGTCGATGAACTCGAAATTTTCCCCAACAGACAAAGACCTGTGGGTTTTGCCACCGAGCTCACCTTTGACATCGCCTATTTTCCAAGGGAAAGAGGACCCTATAATTTTGAAATACCAAACGGTTATGATGTGGAAGGTTTCAAATCAGCGGGACTCAATCCGGATTTGACCCTACTATCTCCGGAAACAAGATGGGCGGGAATTATGAGTCGACTCAACACCAATGACTTTGAATTGGCCAATGTCGAATACATTGATTTCTGGATGTTGAATCCATTTATGCCCAAATACGACGGTAGTCCGGTGTCGGGTGATGGAAATATGTACATCCAAATAGGTACTTTTTCAGAGGACATTCTGAGGGACGGAAAGCAACAGTTTGAACATGGTCTGCCAACGCCTTCTCTGTTGTTGCCCACCGATAACAGCTTATATGGCAAGGTGGCTCGCAAACCGCCGATCACCAATAGCTTTGATGTCAATCAAAGGGAGCTCCAGGATTTAGGATTCGATGGATTGAGCAGTATGATTCCAACTGCCTCAAATACTGAAATCGCACATTATGCAGATTACATCAATCTGGTCAGACCCTTTTTATCCCGGGGAGCTGATACAATACTGTTGAAAGATCCGGCCAACGACGATTTTAAGTCTTACCGGGACAACGACTTTCCTGCCAATACAACGGTACTTGATAAATACAAAAGATTTACGATGCCGGAAGGGAATGCCCAGATTCAGGTAGGCAATCAAATATCGACGGCTTATACCTCCTTTCCCGATGTGGAAGACCTCAATCTGGATAAATCACTCAATGAGCAGGAATCTTATTATAGTTATCGCATACCCTTTCTTCACAACAATGGGGTCTGGGTAAAAACAAGATTTGTCACAGATTCCGTAACAATCCCCAAATCAACCGGTACCGAGGTCTGGTATCGATTCAGAATTCCAATTGCTCAGTTTGACAATAAGGTGGGACAAATACAGGATTTCAGATCCATCCAGTCGATGAGATTATTGTTTACCGGATTTGATGAGCAGGTGACTTTCAGAATGATTAAATTTCAGCTTGGAAGAAATACCTGGAGGAGATATTTGTCCGATACCTGCGTATTTGACGGATCTCCGGCGTTGATCCTGGATAAAGTGGACATTGAAGAAAATTCAGCCAAAAAACCTTTCCGGTATATTTTACCACCCGGAATTCAAAGAGAGCGATTTTTCAGCAATCAGTTTGCCGATTTGTTCCAAAATGAGAGTAGCATTCTGATCCGGAAAGATGGATTTGGACCCAATTGCAGCCAATCGGTGTTCCGTCTTGGAGACAACGACTTCAGAAGATACAAGAGACTTAAAATGTTTGTCCATGCAGAGACTCCAGAAGATTTGCCAAAAGAGGCAGTCTCCGTTTTCCTGCGCTTTGGAAAAGATTTTACACAGAATTATTATGAATACGAGATACCGGTCAGACCTTCTACCAGAGGCCTTGATTCAAGTATTTTCCAAAGACAAGACTCCATTTGGTTGGCTGAAAATGAGTTTGATTTTCCAATACAACTCCTGATTGATCTGAAAAACAAAAGGAATCTGGATGGAGTGTCTTATTCTCAATTGTTTGAAAGTTTTGATCCGGAAAAACCGGCAAACAAAGTGAAAATTCTCGGCAATCCAAATGTGGCTTTGGTGAGAGGAATCATGATTGGTATGCGCAACAATACCAACCAAACCATCACTTCTTATGAAATTTGGGCCAATGAATTAAGACTTACCGGACTGGAAGATCGGGCTGGTTATGCGGCATTGGCCAGGGCTGAAGTGACATTGGCGGATCTTGGAAATCTCAGTCTTGCTGGATCTTACACCTCCATAGGATATGGCTCGGTGGATCAAAGATTGCTGGACAGGTCACTGGAAAAAATTACCCAGATTGACGCAACAACCACCCTGGAATTGGGTAAATTTTTGCCCCAAAAATGGAACATTGCCGTCCCATTTAGTGCACAGTTTTCGAATGCCACCAGGACTCCTGAATACGATCCAAATGATTTGGATGTCAAAGTATCAGACAAATTGGCTCAGGCTAGAAACGGTCAGGAACGGGATAGCATCCGCGAGCGGGCCATTGACCAAACAAGCATCAGCGGGTTTGCATTCAATAACGTCCGTAAAAACAGAACCGGCAGCGGGAAACCCATGCCATGGCAAATTGAAAATTTTGCCTTGAGTTATGGACAGTCCTCAACGAACAAGATAAACCCCATTGTGGCAGAAGACTTGGAGGAAAGCAAAAAAGGTAGCCTGGACTATTCTTATTCAATGTCACCTTTGTCCATTGAACCATTTAAGAATCTGGTCAAAAGCAACCATCTGAAGTTTATTTCACAGATCAACATCAATCCCATACCCAATACCATTGCCATCCGGAACAATCTGGACAGGAGATTTTCAAACCGGGTGTATCGTTTTGCTGCACCCAAATACGCAACATGGGAAAGTGTAAAATTTGCCTGGTTTAGAGATTACAATGTAAATTGGGATTTAACCAAATCCATCAAGGTAAATTATGCGGCACAAACGGAAGCCATTGTGGATGAAATAACCTACAACCCCTTGCGTCAGGGACATGTTGATCCCCGCACTTCTGCATTGGTCGAAAGATCTGAAAAAAGACCTTATGTGCTGAAAAATTTAGGAGATTTTGGACGAACCAGAGATTTTAAGCAAAGTGTTGCTTTGAGTTATAATATACCCACAAGACTAATTCCTTTTATGGAATTCATCCAGGCCAGAATTCAGTACAATGCCAGTTTTAATTGGGCTTCTGGCTCTTTGGGTACCATAGACACTTTGGGAAGTGTGATTTCTAATGATCAGTCCATCGTTTTGTCAGGAGAGATTAATCTCCAAACCTTGTACAACAAATCTACCTACCTGCGTCAAATCAATGGAGACAATGCCCCGACGAGAGGCAGACCGGCACCCGGTAGGCCTGATCCTAAAAAACCAGATCCTAAAAACAAAGAAAAACAAAAAAACAGCAAGCGCGTACCGAGTCTGGCCGAGAAAATTTTGATCAGACCATTGATGTCTGTTCGACGCATTCAATTTAATTACACAGAAAACAATGGAAGTACCATTCCGGGATTTACCCAAAGACCTGAATTTTTTGGAATGGACCAGGGGTTTAATTCTCCGGGCTGGGCTTATGTATTCGGAGGACAACCCAATTTTAATCCGGGAGGATTTTTGGACAATGCTGCAAACAACGGCTGGATCACTGACAATATTTATTTCAACAATCAGATGATCAAAAAACACAACAACGTGGCCGGGGTAAAAATGCGACTGGAAGTGGTCAAAAATCTAAATATCGACTTAAATTTTGACCGAAGCTATTCCAATAATTATGATAAGATTTTCAAATTTGATTCTGTAATAGGAACCAATCAAATGGACTTTCAGCATTTTGCACCCTTTGAAACCGGTCAGTTTTCAATTTCCTATGTTTCTTTGCAGACCTTGTTCGGCAGAAACATTGACGATCTTTTCAACGAGTTTTCTGAAAACAGAAAAGTATTTTCTCAAAGGGTAGGAGCCAGATATGGAATCAGTCAACGGAGTGTGCTCAATCCGGATTATGTGGATGGATTTTTGGGTGACCATCAGGATGTAGTGCTACCCGCATTTTTGGCAACTTATTCCAACAAGAATCCAAATTCCGCTGGTTTGGACGTGTTTAAGACCCTGCCACTACCCAACTGGCAAATCAATTATAACGGTCTTGCAAGATTGAATGGATTTAAAGAAATATTTCAAGATTTCTCCATCCGCCATTCTTACAAGAACACACTCACAATGAGTAGTTATAAGACCAATCTTGGTTATGAGGAACAAAACGGAGCTCCCATTCGAAGAAAACAAGATACGACTTTTACAACCTCTTATTTTTCTTTTTATGAAATTCCCGACGTGACCACCAATGAAAGTTTTAGTCCATTGATCGGTTTGAACATTAAGACCAAAAGCAACATTGAGTTGGGTTTTGATTACAACAAGAGTCGCAATCTTTCGCTGAGAATGGCGCTGGATGGTCAGTTGGAAGATCGCACTGCAAGTCAGTTGACGTTTAAATTTGGCTACATTATCAAAAACCTCTACCTGTCCTGGCTACCCGGCGTACCAAAAGTCCCAAAAATTAAACTCTCTTCCAAAAAGAAAAAGAAGAAAGATGAAGATCCGGCGGCAGCCTCAGCGACCAAACCAAAAGGAAACGATCTTCAGATTACCGTTGATTTTGGAATTACCGACAATATCACAAAAGTCATCAGACTCGATGAGAACATTCCAAGTCAACCTGCGCAGGGTTCCAAGGTCTTTAGTTTTACTCCTTCGGTTAGATACAACCTGAATAAAAATTTGAATGTCCGGTTTTTTGTGGACTACAATAAAACAATCCCATATACACAAAGCTCATTTACCAGTGTTCGTTTGAACGGGGGATTGACTTTGCAGTTCCTGTTAAATTAA
- the ruvA gene encoding Holliday junction branch migration protein RuvA, which translates to MIAYIRGTVAECLPTHVLVETGGLAYHVHISLYTYSKINGQNQIKILTHLITREDGQTLFGFASEEERSLFIHLISVSGVGPNTARVILSSMEPETVRQTIVTGEDTAFRKVKGVGPKTAQRIIVDLKDKLSKDLGFGPIQPGSSKSTKRSEAQSALLALGFGRAQIDMAIQKLPQQMLEEAELEQIIKEVLKNLG; encoded by the coding sequence ATGATTGCATACATCAGAGGTACAGTAGCAGAATGTCTGCCCACCCACGTCCTGGTAGAAACCGGTGGTTTGGCCTATCACGTCCACATTAGCTTATACACCTATTCCAAAATTAATGGTCAGAATCAGATCAAAATACTAACCCATCTGATCACCCGAGAGGATGGACAAACACTATTCGGTTTTGCATCCGAAGAGGAAAGATCCCTCTTTATACATTTGATTTCGGTCAGTGGGGTGGGTCCCAATACCGCCAGGGTCATTCTGTCTTCCATGGAACCAGAAACGGTCAGACAAACCATTGTAACCGGTGAGGACACGGCTTTCCGGAAGGTGAAAGGAGTTGGACCAAAGACCGCCCAAAGAATTATTGTGGATTTGAAGGACAAATTGAGCAAGGATCTGGGATTTGGTCCTATCCAGCCGGGTTCTTCTAAGTCAACAAAAAGATCAGAAGCCCAATCTGCTCTGTTGGCACTGGGATTTGGGAGAGCTCAGATCGACATGGCCATTCAAAAATTACCGCAGCAGATGTTGGAAGAGGCTGAACTGGAACAAATCATCAAAGAAGTCTTGAAAAATTTAGGATAA